From Panthera uncia isolate 11264 chromosome E1, Puncia_PCG_1.0, whole genome shotgun sequence, one genomic window encodes:
- the CTDNEP1 gene encoding CTD nuclear envelope phosphatase 1, with product QLFPVSLQVVIDKHPVRFFVHKRPHVDFFLEVVSQWYELVVFTASMEIYGSAVADKLDNSRSILKRRYYRQHCTLELGSYIKDLSVVHSDLSSIVILDNSPGAYRSHPDNAIPIKSWFSDPSDTALLNLLPMLDALRFTADVRSVLSRNLHQHRLW from the exons CAGCTCTTCCCTGTTTCTCTACAGGTGGTAATAGACAAACATCCCGTCCGGTTTTTTGTACATAAGAGGCCCCATGTGGATTTCTTCTTAGAAGTG GTGAGCCAGTGGTACGAGCTGGTGGTGTTCACAGCAAGCATGGAGATTTACGGCTCTGCTGTGGCAGATAAACTGGACAATAGCAGAAGCATTCTCAAGAGGAGATACTACAGACAG CATTGCACTTTGGAACTGGGCAGCTACATCAAGGACCTCTCCGTGGTCCACAGCGACCTCTCCAGCATCGTGATCCTGGATAACTCCCCAGGGGCCtaccggagccacccag ACAACGCCATCCCCATCAAATCGTGGTTCAGTGACCCCAGCGACACCGCCCTCCTCAACCTGCTTCCCATGCTGGACGCCCTCAG GTTCACCGCCGACGTTCGTTCTGTGCTGAGCCGAAACCTTCACCAACACAGGCTGTGGTGA
- the GABARAP gene encoding gamma-aminobutyric acid receptor-associated protein, whose amino-acid sequence MKFVYKEEHPFEKRRSEGEKIRKKYPDRVPVIVEKAPKARIGDLDKKKYLVPSDLTVGQFYFLIRKRIHLRAEDALFFFVNNVIPPTSATMGQLYQEHHEEDFFLYIAYSDESVYGL is encoded by the exons ATGAAGTTCGTGTATAAAGAGGAGCATCCGTTCGAGAAGCGCCGCTCTGAGGGCGAGAAGATCCGAAAGAAATACCCGGACCGGGTTCCG GTGATTGTAGAAAAGGCTCCCAAAGCTCGGATAGGAGACCTGGACAAAAAGAAATACCTGGTGCCTTCTGATCTCACAG TTGGTCAGTTCTACTTCTTGATTCGGAAGCGAATTCATCTCCGAGCTGAGGAtgccttgtttttctttgtcaacaATGTCATTCCACCCACCAGTGCCACAATGGGTCAGCTCTACCAG gAACATCACGAAGAAGACTTCTTTCTATACATCGCCTACAGTGATGAGAGCGTCTACGGTCTGTGA